TGAGCTGATTTTTAATCTCACTGGGGTCAGAGACACGCTGACTGAAACCAGAGACGCGCTCAATAACAGCTTGCAAACGTATACGTTCTCCAACCCACTTGAAGGTGTTTACTATTAAAACTAAACATTTGTTTCCAGTGTTAAACACATAACCTGAGATGTTTGGATCTTTTCTGGAACAGGACTTTTGACAGTGAAAGTACAAGCCACGAACGCTTTATCAAGCTCTCAGCTGGACGTGGATTTAGAGACAATACTTCAGGCGTGTCGGAATTACTCCGACTCCTCAAAAAGCCAAGAAGTACGCCTTATGTATTTAGTTTGTAAATATATTTAGTCAAATGCAAATATAAAGATTTGCTTTAGAgcaattttgtttttgttttgtttatgcaGAAAGATGACTTGAGTGCTGAGGGCCCCACGGACTTGAAAATAACTGCTTCTCCAGACTTGGTGGTCGACCAAACTCAAATCGTTACTCTGACACCAACTGGATCAGTAGGCAGCAAAGGACTTGAGTTTGAATGGAAATGTAGTGAGTTAATTAAGCGTATCACACGTTTTAATGATTTGCAAAGAGGTATGACTGCAAAAGACATGTATGATGGGTATTTTAAGCCACTGATGAGATTTGTGAAGTGGTCAAATAATTTTCATCAGCAGCACGATTCATTCTGCAGTAAAATTATGTCAACATTACACATTAGTATATCACGAGTTTCTTTCACAGTATTGTAGAGGAGGATGAAAAAGCTGTTTAAACTGCACAATAAGGGCTTACGGCATGCAGGCATTTGAACCCATGAGTGCGTTTGTTTGTGCAAATACACAACCTAGATAATCTAGAGCTAAAGTGCATGTTGACCTGTATCAAACATGTGTTGaataaacaaaacatgttgacttTCAGAAACACACGGTATGTTTTTAGTGCTTTATAGTTTGCTTTAGCTGTTATCgtccctttattgttgttttcttcGTGCAGAAGGAAACTGCTCATGCAGAAATACAACAACAGAAGAAACTCACGTGATTGAAAAAGACTGCCTTCCAGATCCGTTTGAAACACTTGAATACAGTCTAACGGTGAGGAAAAGAAGATGGTTTCGGAAACTGGTCCACATTGCCGCAGCTTCAAAGTGCATCACAGTTGCTCCTTTGAATGAACTGAAAGACGTCGCCATCAGGTAAGAATCTGTTAAATGGGTTTAGAATTTGGAGTGTGTGAGCTTTCCAAGCTAGAGTTGATGAATCTTATTTTGTGTATTTAAATCCATTTTATTCATGCAGGTGTGATAACTGTGCTTCATTAAATGTGAACAGCCATGCTAAGCTGAGCCTCAGCTGTGTGGCTACTTGCCCAGATGTAATCTGGTTTATTGAGGACCCCAAACCTTTGACTGTAAGTCTAATCAAACTTAGAAAAAATACATAACACAATAGATTTGTGTCAAATAAATACTGACGAATCAAATTTCCTCAGGGTGACCTCGGTGATTGTTACACCCAGAGCGGAAGAAGGCCGCCTATTGAGAAGCAGGACGGTGACACTGAGTACACCGTTCACAGTCGACATCTGAACATTTCACGGAGCATTCAGCAAAACATCAGTGTGATTGCATATGGTGTGTTTTCATCCCAGCCTTAGACTCCTAATGCATGTCATCCCTCTTGTTCTGCGTTTATTATTCTAACAGTAGATTTCTGTTTAATCAGGCAAGACAGTGCCTGGTTTTGTCAAATACACCATCCCGATCCCCGGTCCCGAAGGAGCAGAAACAACTGATGCTCCTGTCGTCCCCTCGTGCAACATCTCTCCACCTTCAGGAACTGTGCTTGATGCTTTTGAAATTTCCTGCAAGGCAACtcttttctgctccacaggctgtcTTTACTGCTTCAAAACCAGCACAGGTGATCAGTGTGTCGTCCCTTTTGAAACACAAATTCACAAGTTTGGTTTGGGAATGTTCCTTCTgtgctttaaaaaaaatcttttattaACATTACAATTTTAGCGTAAAATTAAAATATATGTTGGAAACTTGTTTAAGATAACTTAGATTGAAGAAAACAACTATATTCTCCTAATCTTTAAGGTAAACATCTGCGATGCAGCAAGACAAATGAGGTTAAATCAGTCTTTTTGCCTTTCGGGGATGAAAATAACAACTACAGTTTGTCTGTGGTGGCAACGATGAAAAATGAGTATACTACGTCTACTACAACTCTTACTACTCAGGTGTGTTGTTTGTTTTGATCAGAGAAATCAATcttcctgatcagctgattgaaTAAACCTGTTTACCTTTGACAAGGTAAGGAAGAGTAGCTCCAGTGCTTCTGTAATCGCACTGCAGTCTGCAGTGGAAGAGACTGTGAATCACTTAGAGCAGCAAGGCCTGCTGTCTGGTGAGGCACTCGCACAAATATTCACCTCAATTTCTGATCTGCTGAATGTGGAGGATGGTGAAGATCAGAAGGATAACAGGTCAAAGGTAAGAGAGCTTGAAAGGCCTCCACGCTGGGGCGCTGTGCGTAAAACTGATCATTTGTCTCATGAATGTGCGAGGAATCCCAATTTTATTTAGGGTTTCTCTTGATTTCAGCTCCGAGAGCAAATGTTGACCAAAATTTCAGAGGTTCTGTTGGACTCGCCCAGCAACTCCACCCAGGAGGTTCAAGTGACGGCTGAGGCCGTGGCTGGACTCACGCTGATCTCAGATGAGCTCAGTCCTGCAGCTCAAGTATGACAAAGAGCTGTGAAAATTGTGTTTTCAATGACAGCAAGACATCACTAAGATTGAGATGATGGAGTTAGCAGGAGCGGAGAATAGACTGTAATACACTATTTATCTGACCAAGTCAACaacttctttaaccctcccactgtcttcatggatgacctcgcgaggaaagttgaccattgagcaggactgatggtttatcccttgaggtccacgtggcaggggtgaggagtgagcaccacctcacccctgccacgtggacctcaagggataaaccatcaatcctgctcaatggtcaactttcctcacgaggtcatccatgaagacagtgggagggttaagtacaTCTCATAAATCATCAGTGAAATCATCTGCATCCAGTCATTTACATTCGTTAGGGCAGATTTTTCCacagaaataaatgtttaaaatgtaaaaacaatacaCTAAGCTGCTATCTTAACATTTAAATCTATTTTGTTTCCATCTTTCTCCCTCAGGAGGAAGCAGGCTCGTTGTTAGTAAACCTCAGCTCCTCCCTCAGAACGATAAGTGTCAACCAGCCCAGCACTGACGACGGAAATGTGGTCCACGCAGCAACGCCGATCGTTGAAGCAGCCAGTAATGTTTTGACCGTTTCATCGAATGTACGAAGAAAACTTCTAAAGGCCGACTATCATATCACTATTTTGCCTGATATCTAACAAACACCACACATTGTCCTCAGAAAAAAGTCTCAGATTTACTTCTGACTGGGATCAACAACGTTCAGAGTGCTCTGCTGAATAACAAAGAGGTGAATGGACAAGCTGTCATCATTGATTCTGGTCAGATCAGTGTGTATGTTAACAGGTAAGACACTGATGGCCCACAGCAGGAGGTAAAATCACAAATATGGCAGGTTTCCCTGATACTAATCTGATTGTGTTTTCTGCAGGATGACATCTGCAGATGTGCAAATGCAGAACATAAATGTCCAGAAGATGAGCTCCTCCAGATTCTCATTTCCTTCACTTCCTGCTGGCGTCATCCCCTCAGGGGAGCCAGTGGATGTcagggtgagtgtgtgtgcgcttgacataaaaaaaagaaattggATTTATTAAAGCCAACATAGTTACACATTTTCCTATCACAATGTACAACTTCATCCGATAAAGTTCTCCAATGTTTTCTTTACTGTTTAATATCCATAACTTAGATTTGTTGCACTTCTCAGGCTTTGCCTTTAGTAATTTAAGGGTACTGTGATACCGAAAAGAAAAAGTGCCATAATTTCAGGAAAACCAATCAAAATGGTCACATTATTTCAGGCTTGCTGCCTTCTAAAGGCACCTGAGACCCAGTTAAACCAGTTTCTATTGATTTGACCATTTACTAAGAGTATACATTCTTTCTAGATGATGAGTTTTGAGAAGAATCCATACTCCTGGAAAGAGGACAACATCACAGGAGCTGCAGGATCTCTTTCTCTCACCAGAGTGAATGGCACCATCATACCTGTGGAGAACCTACCTGAAGGAATTGAGGTAATAACTCATAATTTTCTCTTTTGGAAAATCTTTTTGGaacatattttctgttttttcagaTTCTCCTGCCAAGGCTTGATGCTGAGCTGAACAGTACAGTCCTTGAGCTGGCCAACTTCAGCACATTAATGATTGACGTGCCGTCACCAGATGTGACATTGGTGCTGAAAATGGAGCCATCTGAAGACATTTCCTTCATGGTGTTACTGGGATTTAAGGATTATCCGAACGATAACAGCTACGTGGCCAAGACTCGGATCCCTCTAGAAAACCTGAATGAAGGTAAATAATGAAATTTCCAGATTTGATTTTTGTAAATATGGAAAAATTGCATTTTCAGAACATTTTAAAGTtacagtcccattagtcatcatctccACATTCGACCCattcccatggggagcggtggctgtgctcgggaactatttggtggtttaaccccccaatccaactccttaaagttgagtgccaagcagggagcCATTGGGTGccatttttaaggtctttggtataGCCCGATTTTCATTGCCAAACCATTTCCAAGTGTGCTCATTATTCATCATTATATGTAATGTTTCAGGTAAATCATGTCTGAAAATCCTTATTATAGCTTCTTGCACCTTTTTTTAAGCTAACATATTCAATCTGAATAAACATTACATCATATACTAAAAATCTCATTGCTGCAGTGACCGGGATCCGTCCTCAATCAGGACGAGATGCCAAACATCAGCATCACAAGTGGAGAATTAGCTTCACTCTGATCTTTATGTGTTTTGTATCATAACACAGAAGAAAAATTTACCTGGGTGTTGAGTCCCAAAGACAGAACAGGAAGTGCCGGGGTCCATTACCTTGTAGTGAAACCTATTGTTGAGCCGGGCATCAGATCTGTCAATGCCTCTGTTGTCGTCACTTCCATCGCTGCTCAGTGCAAATACTGGAACGAATCCATGTCCTCTTGGAGGGAAGATGGCTGCAGGGTgagctgaaaagaaaatgaagctaAAACTTTCATAAGATGTGAGATCTGAGTGGGTTTATTTTGTTATTTCTCTAGGTTGGACCACTCACCACACCTTTGGTCACCCAGTGCCTCTGTAACCACCTGACTCTCTTTGGCAGCTCCTTCTTTGTCATGCCAAACTTGGTGGACGTTTCCCGCACAGCTGAACTGTTTGCTACATTTGCTAACAATCCTGTGGTGGTGTGCTTTGTGGGGGCAATCTTTGGTGCTTATCTGCTGGTGGTTGTGTGGGCGCGCAGGAAAGACATCCAAGATTTAACCAAGGTCATTCTCAGTCCTTTACAACTGACATTTTACTCCTTGTTTTGGGTTTGGTTTTACCGCTTTAGTATAAATTAAACACTTAAACTTAAATTAATCATGAAATGTGTACTTTATCTTCTCACTAGACTATTTAAACAGCTGTTTTTGCTAAACTGTATCATTAATAAGGATCTAACAGCCACGTTAGTGCTTCTGCGGTAACTTGCAGGTCAAGATAACAGTCCTTGACGACAATCACCCTCTGGCAGAGTATCGTTACATGCTGACTGTGAGCACAGGCCACCGGCATGGGGCAGCCACTTCCTCTCAGGTCAGTGAAAGTATCTGATGTGTCAGCTGCAAACAATTTTTGCTGATACAAAGCCCCAGAATCTATCTCCATCCTGATGGACCACCTCTGTTTTAGGTTACCATAACTCTGACAGGAACAGAGGGAGAAAGTGAACCTCACCACCTGACGGACCCTGAAAAGCCCGTGTTTGAGAGGGGTGGGGTGGACATGTTTCTGCTGACCACTCACTTTTCTCTTGGAGATCTGCAGAGCATAAGACTTTGGCACGACAACTCAGGCAAACACCCTGCATGGTGAGAAAACAACATGCTAAAGCTTAAGTTTTAGGATGATGTGCACTGCAAATATTTATTCATTTGATGCACAGGTATCTCAATAAAGTGACGGTTCAGGATGTGGAAAATGGTCAAAAGTGGCACTTTTTATGTAACTCCTGGCTGGCTGTGGATGTGGCAGAGTGTGTTCTTGACAAGGTCTTCCCTGTGGCGTCAGAGAGCGATTTGAAGAGATTTAGGTGAGAACTGCCACAGATATTGTTAACGTTGCAATATAATCTCAATAACTTCACCAAATCTTCCCATTTTATCATAAATTTGAGTTGCTGTAATTCTTATTCTTCATTTTTTTTATAGTAACTTGTTCTTCTCAAAGACAGCCAAAGATTTTCGAGATGGACACATCTGGTTTTCAGTCATTAGTCGACCTCCCTGCAGCACTTTCACACGTGTGCAGAGAGTGTCCTGCTGCTTTTCCCTTCTGCTTTGCACCATGTTGACGAGCATCATGTTTTGGGGAATTCCCACCAACCCCTCTGAGCAAACTATGGATCTAGGTAGCCAACAATTAGTTTTAACTTTAAGAAGCCAAAAACTGGAATTTTAAAAGAAAtgattacttttgttttattaaagagatactaagcagttttgcttgcttttagcaccccctagtgtcagttaataattatctgtggtcaaagcaaaagtgaaaattatctcctcactgtgcgtcttttaacatcttaatcgaacagctgaaatgtctccttagccttcattagtttcaagaggagcaaatcagctgtgttcacgatctaaaacatgcaggaaatgtgctagaAGCAgattgcagtgccaggtatgtaagCTCCACAGGTGactgcaaatgcagtattctgacCACAGACTGGTGGGGTttaagtgacatttcattaaccctgtaaagggaaaATTTAGCGCATtctgactcaagaaaatgattttaaaacatgaaaaaattgcatagtatccctttaatgcaTATTCCTTCCCCGTATAGATGCAGATAACATGTAATTATTATGGATTTTCAGAACTTTGTATGCAtgcaaacaagtaaaaaaaactcaaatgttccttgtggtcatttgcaacaatACATTTGAAGTTTTCAAACCAAAATGAAACAATAAAGACTTGACTTTGTAGGTCACATTGAATTTACCTGGCAGCAGGTTATGGTTGGAATTCAAAGCTCCATCATCATGTTTCCCATCAATCTCCTCATCGTGAGCATCTTCAGAAACACTCGCCCTCGAGAGAAAACTGCAAAAACCGACAGATCAAAACAGGGAAACACTGTTAAAGTTTCTCCCTCTCAGAATGGGACGAAGGACATCACTCCAGAAACTGTGATCAAGGTGGTGCTGCAGATACCTGATCTACATGTACTGGATTTTGTGCTTCATATCTAAACAGACTTCTGTTTTCATATCAGGACATAAAGAGAATCGCTCAATCCCTCTCAAAAGCTACAAAATTCCCACACATGGAGTTCCATCCTGGACAGCAGGCAGACATCAACACCCTACTGTCTGTGGTGGAGGACATCATCAGGCAGCAGAACCGGGCATCTGGAGACTTCTACACCACCAGGTCCGAGAGGGGTTGTGCCATGATTCTCAGTATAGGCGCAGTGAATCTTCATGGTAAACACTTTTAACTAACCAGCTTCATGTTTAGTTTTGGAAGACTAAAACAGGATTTACTCCCATTACATCTGTGCACATGGACAGAAAACAGCACATGGGGGAGCCCGGAGAAGACACCAGATGAAGTTCAGAAGAAGTCCAACAATAGCCAGTGTCTGTACAAGCAGTTGCGTCATGTTGAGAAGGAGCTTGGTCTGCTCGGACCATCTCGTTTTCCAGAACCCGGCAGCTACGACAGGGCGGTGCAGCAAGTTCAGGGAATGAAAAGGCATCTGGAGCTCCATTTGTCCTCCTCCAACCTGGATAGAGATCAGCTCAGTCGCAGTCCCAGTCCAGATCAGAGCATCAGCGGTGACGCACACCAGAAGTGCTGCCAAGGAGGGCTGCCATGGTGGTTTGTGTTTGTTGGGTGGATTCTGGTGATAGCGACCAGCGGTGTGTCGGGATACTTCACCATGATGTAcgggctgacatatggaaaggatCGCTCCATAAACTGGCTCATCTCCATGGTGGTTTCCTTCTGTGAGAGTCTCTTTATCACCCAACCTTTGAAGGTAAGAATCAGTCATTTCTGCTCACAGGAAATGAGATATGAGCTACTAAAATTTGAATCCTCTCATCACAGGTTCTTGGTTTTGCTGCTTTCTTCGCTCTGGTTCTGAAAAAGGTCGACCAGGAAGAGTTTGGAGAGCCTCAAATAGACGAGAATTTCAGAAAAACAGGCATGtgcttttgttttcttctttgatttgtttagttttgttttcaAAACCCATAACAGCGTAAAGCCTCTCCTTCAGATGATCCGGATGTGGTGCGTGTCGCGAGAAGAGACAGCACATGCAGTTTCTATCAACCTCCACCTCCTTCTGACATCGAGAAGATGCAGAGAAATGTGATTAAAGAGCAGAAAGTTTTCTCACTCATCAGGGAGATCCTCGGTAAAGCTACATCTATTACAAATACCCGCAGTCATAACAAGGAATGTGGTGCAATTTGAAATGCCAATAGAGAATATCCCCTTGTGGTACAGTGTACATGGGCTTTATGTGGGTGTTGCTTCTGGTGGCTTATGGTCAGAGGGACCCCAACTCTTATTTCCTGACCCGCCACATTCGCC
This genomic window from Nothobranchius furzeri strain GRZ-AD chromosome 9, NfurGRZ-RIMD1, whole genome shotgun sequence contains:
- the LOC107381562 gene encoding polycystin-1-like protein 2, whose protein sequence is MYPVQAEPGQAPWAKARPPGARSRTPTPGLAPGWDPGNPPGRELRLFAFTSMKDLLTYPTESDLSTAVFVRVTDISSLQRQDAPRESDQSPEMARATLATFTLAFLLLSWSIYAEEDAEALPCPPHQKAFDGACYELMGLQLSFLDAQAWCERGGGHLVFILNDETQQFLQTYLEPEKDWWLGLAPASQNLTLDASEGPLAWLDGSDISYKNWAHKPEDKATCGHILRQTGFQWKATENCNQQLNFVCTFDFGRSIACEGQNATLQCGSGQVIEVEDAFYGRKTVHYCRSHHTAVPASTQEECSWINVVDSVTDYCHGLQACQAPPNRSSFSNPCPLLGSYMSVEYRCKDGLHLLTSKVAPVFENVTITVKWLLHPFHGNLTCVVDTGDGHIIDPYSPKELVSSIIHAFQRPGVFTVGVECTTSDWHVTAQKEITIQEPVGKFSEIRCYSGDVATDGAKCNSLHSLPVQIQLQLEAGTNISYTVHHKERVIANSSADKGITPHNTTLNVVAVQSLGLGCHNLRVAAANRVTARSVSSALLLCLLEPVKGLQASVIAEAGVCPDSTDLIIGVSLERGAPAELIFNLTGVRDTLTETRDALNNSLQTYTFSNPLEGLLTVKVQATNALSSSQLDVDLETILQACRNYSDSSKSQEKDDLSAEGPTDLKITASPDLVVDQTQIVTLTPTGSVGSKGLEFEWKCKGNCSCRNTTTEETHVIEKDCLPDPFETLEYSLTVRKRRWFRKLVHIAAASKCITVAPLNELKDVAIRCDNCASLNVNSHAKLSLSCVATCPDVIWFIEDPKPLTGDLGDCYTQSGRRPPIEKQDGDTEYTVHSRHLNISRSIQQNISVIAYGKTVPGFVKYTIPIPGPEGAETTDAPVVPSCNISPPSGTVLDAFEISCKATLFCSTGCLYCFKTSTGKHLRCSKTNEVKSVFLPFGDENNNYSLSVVATMKNEYTTSTTTLTTQVRKSSSSASVIALQSAVEETVNHLEQQGLLSGEALAQIFTSISDLLNVEDGEDQKDNRSKLREQMLTKISEVLLDSPSNSTQEVQVTAEAVAGLTLISDELSPAAQEEAGSLLVNLSSSLRTISVNQPSTDDGNVVHAATPIVEAASNVLTVSSNKKVSDLLLTGINNVQSALLNNKEVNGQAVIIDSGQISVYVNRMTSADVQMQNINVQKMSSSRFSFPSLPAGVIPSGEPVDVRMMSFEKNPYSWKEDNITGAAGSLSLTRVNGTIIPVENLPEGIEILLPRLDAELNSTVLELANFSTLMIDVPSPDVTLVLKMEPSEDISFMVLLGFKDYPNDNSYVAKTRIPLENLNEEEKFTWVLSPKDRTGSAGVHYLVVKPIVEPGIRSVNASVVVTSIAAQCKYWNESMSSWREDGCRVGPLTTPLVTQCLCNHLTLFGSSFFVMPNLVDVSRTAELFATFANNPVVVCFVGAIFGAYLLVVVWARRKDIQDLTKVKITVLDDNHPLAEYRYMLTVSTGHRHGAATSSQVTITLTGTEGESEPHHLTDPEKPVFERGGVDMFLLTTHFSLGDLQSIRLWHDNSGKHPAWYLNKVTVQDVENGQKWHFLCNSWLAVDVAECVLDKVFPVASESDLKRFSNLFFSKTAKDFRDGHIWFSVISRPPCSTFTRVQRVSCCFSLLLCTMLTSIMFWGIPTNPSEQTMDLGHIEFTWQQVMVGIQSSIIMFPINLLIVSIFRNTRPREKTAKTDRSKQGNTVKVSPSQNGTKDITPETVIKDIKRIAQSLSKATKFPHMEFHPGQQADINTLLSVVEDIIRQQNRASGDFYTTRSERGCAMILSIGAVNLHENSTWGSPEKTPDEVQKKSNNSQCLYKQLRHVEKELGLLGPSRFPEPGSYDRAVQQVQGMKRHLELHLSSSNLDRDQLSRSPSPDQSISGDAHQKCCQGGLPWWFVFVGWILVIATSGVSGYFTMMYGLTYGKDRSINWLISMVVSFCESLFITQPLKVLGFAAFFALVLKKVDQEEFGEPQIDENFRKTDDPDVVRVARRDSTCSFYQPPPPSDIEKMQRNVIKEQKVFSLIREILVYMGFMWVLLLVAYGQRDPNSYFLTRHIRQSFSKGISSTMSIQDMFNWANSTLLSNLYGNHPGFITDGNSKLVGNARLRQVRVQKHSCRVPRSMKQSVSDCHAPYSWDSEDMGFYGPGWNRPMGDNASVNLHSPWAYKSQSKLRAYPVWGSVILYRGGGFVMDLGPDLQNSRRTLQYLYDNTWFDAYTQAIFAEFTVYNANVNLFCIVTLMLETTATGAFQFRSELQSVRLYQSTGGLHIFVMASEIVYFLFIFFYMFAQGKLIKTQKWDYFKCKWNLLELAIIVLSWSALSVYIKRTLLGKRDISYYQDNKNQFASFHETAQADATLGYLIAFLVLLATVKLWHLLRLNPKLHMITATLQRAWTDISGFLVVMTIMFLAYSIASNLMYGWKLYSYRTLLDAAQTIVSLQLGIFNYGEVLNYNPLLGAFFIGSCIVFMTFVVLNLFISVILVAFSEEQIHHKPSEEEEIVDLMLMKLCSLFGLKRKKQAGDDQTEGHAMRSASNNTPSAVSF